In one Dreissena polymorpha isolate Duluth1 chromosome 7, UMN_Dpol_1.0, whole genome shotgun sequence genomic region, the following are encoded:
- the LOC127838881 gene encoding baculoviral IAP repeat-containing protein 3-like isoform X1 yields the protein MMSSTTTNTVAGHSECFKETELENCVVCAIKLDSQLNAKIHNKNAPLERRRSALNVFLTIAQLKTNSNCSEMRVYCRHRTIYLIKNGMLEWQDHWFKDVKRLPATFMGYIGTSGDLKICGKSRDNSQDIQFAFATLDSFLKHENVFYINYNDLKKSTSVSDCKGKAFLEYSDIISVCDCKGKAFLEYSDIISVCDCKGKAFLEYQDKMHFDCFKTHAGSKLNVCPTDPPVHNVPAQESEDSEQESHSVQAEDDADAFSSIAPSSSIRDFPNVHSNYSSSNHSHLTFRSQSHNNLRVSNHTSDGNQRFDSREFNRQPVGNAAVVSNDSLILNCQNQHYDVPHHNDYSRHENRILQNPEAIYPTAKYPNLRHEEDRRQSFSTWPRALPSAHDFVSRGFFYTGNGDLVRCFCCGIGLKDFSDTDNPLMEHVKHSRNCPFLLEYFGSREEVQQYAQSISTQEPEEIRRQQRQRYNSIQGLNVNGYRARHERLRSLQARLDTFTNWPSHLAQRPYQLAAAGLYYTGVDDHCRCFACDGGLRKWEPGDDPWIEHCRWFPACPHAIETKGRDFIDLIQLSADQAADENASAPQEEMTTSMARMSIEETLVQRIADRYDSMLNGSMGFSKEEIKNAVLELVQQGNKAPNVEDIVTQIEIITERNTLLHEVRTSNNVEQTEDGLLVENTRLKRILMCCLCRKNQVNILFLPCTHHKVCLECSRDIQTCPMCKRTIKDKIRTYML from the exons ATGATGTCGTCGACAACCACTAATACTGTAGCAGGGCATTCAG AATGTTTTAAAGAAACGGAACTGGAAAACTGCGTTGTATGCGCCATCAAATTGGATTCACAACTTAACGccaaaattcataataaaaatgcGCCACTAGAAAGAAGAAGATCCGCATTAAACGTGTTTCTTACCATCGCccaattaaaaacaaatagtaATTGTAGTGAGATGAGAGTATATTGTCGTCACAGGACTATTTACCTTATTAAGAACGGAATGTTGGAGTGGCAGGACCACTGGTTCAAGGATGTCAAACGACTTCCAGCAACATTCATGGGATACATAGGCACATCAGGCGATTTGAAGATCTGCGGAAAATCTCGCGACAACTCTCAAGACATACAATTTGCGTTCGCTACATTGGATTCTTTCCTTAaacatgaaaatgtattttatatcaattataatgATTTAAAGAAATCCACTTCAGTATCTGATTGCAAAGGTAAAGCGTTTCTAGAATATTCAGACATCATTTCAGTGTGTGATTGCAAAGGCAAAGCGTTTCTAGAATATTCAGACATCATTTCAGTGTGTGATTGCAAAGGCAAAGCGTTTCTAGAATATCAAGACAAAATGCATTTTGATTGTTTTAAGACGCATGCTGGATCTAAACTGAACGTCTGTCCAACAGACCCACCTGTACATAATGTGCCTGCTCAAGAATCCGAGGATTCCGAACAAGAATCACATTCAGTTCAGGCGGAAGACGATGCCGATGCTTTTAGTTCGATAGCTCCATCATCTAGCATAAGAGATTTTCCAAATGTGCACAGTAATTATTCTTCTTCCAATCACAGTCATTTAACGTTTCGTTCGCAAAGCCATAATAATTTGAGAGTTAGCAATCATACTAGTGACGGAAATCAACGATTTGACAGTCGAGAGTTCAACAGACAGCCAGTAGGAAATGCCGCTGTTGTTTCAAATGACTCACTTATACTAAATTGTCAGAATCAACACTACGATGTACCGCATCATAACGATTATTCTCGACATGAAAACAGAATACTACAGAACCCAGAGGCCATTTACCCG ACAGCAAAGTATCCCAACTTAAGACATGAAGAAGACAGACGACAATCGTTCTCTACTTGGCCAAGGGCGTTGCCGTCAGCTCACGACTTTGTTTCGCGTGGATTTTTCTATACAG GGAACGGTGACCTCGTAAGATGTTTCTGCTGTGGGATTGGACTGAAGGACTTCTCGGACACGGATAATCCGCTCATGGAACATGTCAAACACTCGAGAAACTGTCCTTTCCTCTTGGAATATTTTGGTAGCCGAGAAGAAGTACAGCAATACGCA CAAAGTATTTCAACCCAAGAACCCGAGGAGATCCGGCGTCAACAGAGGCAGCGATATAACAGTATACAAG GTCTTAACGTCAATGGATATAGAGCAAGACACGAGCGGCTCCGGTCTCTTCAAGCTCGTTTAGACACGTTCACCAACTGGCCATCACACTTGGCTCAAAGACCCTATCAACTTGCCGCAGCTGGACTGTATTACACCG GAGTTGACGACCACTGCCGCTGCTTCGCGTGTGACGGTGGTTTGAGGAAATGGGAGCCTGGAGATGATCCCTGGATAGAACACTGCAGATGGTTTCCGGCTTGTCCACATGCGATTGAAACCAAAGGGCGCGATTTTATTGACCTTATACAACTTTCAGCGGATCAGGCTGCCGAC GAAAACGCATCCGCTCCACAGGAAGAAATGACAACCTCCATGGCTCGAATGTCAATAGAGGAAACTCTTGTACAGAGAATAGCTGATCGATATGACAGTATGCTGAATGGAAGCATGGGATTTTCTAAAGAAGAAATCAAAAACGCTGTACTAGAACTCGTTCAGCAAG GCAATAAAGCTCCCAACGTAGAAGACATCGTCACACAAATTGAAATAATTACGGAGAGAAACACACTCCTGCATGAGGTCCGTACGTCCAATAATGTCGAACAAACCGAAG ATGGGCTACTGGTAGAAAACACCCGCCTTAAAAGAATTCTGATGTGCTGCCTTTGCAGAAAGAATCAAGTGAACATTCTGTTCCTACCATGCACCCATCATAAAGTTTGTCTTGAATGCTCGAGAGATATTCAAACATGTCCAATGTGCAAGCGGACCATCAAAGACAAGATTCGTACTTACATGTTGTAA
- the LOC127838881 gene encoding baculoviral IAP repeat-containing protein 3-like isoform X2 — MRIVNSKTAKYPNLRHEEDRRQSFSTWPRALPSAHDFVSRGFFYTGNGDLVRCFCCGIGLKDFSDTDNPLMEHVKHSRNCPFLLEYFGSREEVQQYAQSISTQEPEEIRRQQRQRYNSIQGLNVNGYRARHERLRSLQARLDTFTNWPSHLAQRPYQLAAAGLYYTGVDDHCRCFACDGGLRKWEPGDDPWIEHCRWFPACPHAIETKGRDFIDLIQLSADQAADENASAPQEEMTTSMARMSIEETLVQRIADRYDSMLNGSMGFSKEEIKNAVLELVQQGNKAPNVEDIVTQIEIITERNTLLHEVRTSNNVEQTEDGLLVENTRLKRILMCCLCRKNQVNILFLPCTHHKVCLECSRDIQTCPMCKRTIKDKIRTYML, encoded by the exons ACAGCAAAGTATCCCAACTTAAGACATGAAGAAGACAGACGACAATCGTTCTCTACTTGGCCAAGGGCGTTGCCGTCAGCTCACGACTTTGTTTCGCGTGGATTTTTCTATACAG GGAACGGTGACCTCGTAAGATGTTTCTGCTGTGGGATTGGACTGAAGGACTTCTCGGACACGGATAATCCGCTCATGGAACATGTCAAACACTCGAGAAACTGTCCTTTCCTCTTGGAATATTTTGGTAGCCGAGAAGAAGTACAGCAATACGCA CAAAGTATTTCAACCCAAGAACCCGAGGAGATCCGGCGTCAACAGAGGCAGCGATATAACAGTATACAAG GTCTTAACGTCAATGGATATAGAGCAAGACACGAGCGGCTCCGGTCTCTTCAAGCTCGTTTAGACACGTTCACCAACTGGCCATCACACTTGGCTCAAAGACCCTATCAACTTGCCGCAGCTGGACTGTATTACACCG GAGTTGACGACCACTGCCGCTGCTTCGCGTGTGACGGTGGTTTGAGGAAATGGGAGCCTGGAGATGATCCCTGGATAGAACACTGCAGATGGTTTCCGGCTTGTCCACATGCGATTGAAACCAAAGGGCGCGATTTTATTGACCTTATACAACTTTCAGCGGATCAGGCTGCCGAC GAAAACGCATCCGCTCCACAGGAAGAAATGACAACCTCCATGGCTCGAATGTCAATAGAGGAAACTCTTGTACAGAGAATAGCTGATCGATATGACAGTATGCTGAATGGAAGCATGGGATTTTCTAAAGAAGAAATCAAAAACGCTGTACTAGAACTCGTTCAGCAAG GCAATAAAGCTCCCAACGTAGAAGACATCGTCACACAAATTGAAATAATTACGGAGAGAAACACACTCCTGCATGAGGTCCGTACGTCCAATAATGTCGAACAAACCGAAG ATGGGCTACTGGTAGAAAACACCCGCCTTAAAAGAATTCTGATGTGCTGCCTTTGCAGAAAGAATCAAGTGAACATTCTGTTCCTACCATGCACCCATCATAAAGTTTGTCTTGAATGCTCGAGAGATATTCAAACATGTCCAATGTGCAAGCGGACCATCAAAGACAAGATTCGTACTTACATGTTGTAA